The Phalacrocorax aristotelis unplaced genomic scaffold, bGulAri2.1 scaffold_322, whole genome shotgun sequence genome includes the window CTTTTATAACCCCTCCCGAAATTTCCAGCCTGCGGAGGCGGGGGGGCTGCCGGTGGTGCAATCAGCCCCGCGGTTCCGCTTTCCCTCCCGTCTCACCAGGGCCTTTCCCCGGGGGGTCCCCGGTCACCTGCTCGCCCATGggaccccccccaaccccggcCAAGCCCCGGGCAGCggctgggaggaaggaaggaaggaaggaggttGGCGGTGGTGTTGCCACACGGCTGGCAGGGTGTGAAGGGTTGGCTCCGCCCGCCGGAGGGCTCGGCAGGGCCGGGGGGGTGGCAACCGGGGCCGATCGCCCGGGGAAGACACACTGGGACACAGCGGGGTGGTCACGGGGCCCCCCTCGGAGCTGGCGTCGCCGGGACTCGAACCGTGAATCTCAGAGTTGGGGGGGCGGTTCCCTCCCTGCTGCGCCACCGGGCGGGGAGGGCTGCGCATGCGCGTGAGACAGAGGGCAGAGCGCATGCGCAGTGAGAGGCGCCCCCCGCCGTGAACCCAGCGGGCACCCGTAGCTGTATCGTGGGGACCAGTGAGTGGCCGGCGGCGGACAGCGCATGCGTGGTGTGATCGGGCGGCGGACAGCGCATGCGCAGTGTGGGGTGAGGCGGGCAGCGGCGCATGCGCAGTGTGCGCGGGGCAGGAGGCTGCGCATGCGCGTTGCCGCCCCCgcgggcgggccggggggaCGTGGGCCatggcgggcggcggggcgctgcGGGCGGCCGTTGCCGCCCTGGTGTTGGCGGCCTGGGGCGCCACGGCCTCTACTTCCACATCGGCGAGACCGAGAAGCGCTGCTTCATCGAGGAAATCCCGGACGAGACCATGGTTATCGGTACGGGGCGCCggaggggcgggaggggggaagcaccgggccggggggcggcgggagggccgggccgggcctggcCGGGGCTGCTGGACCTGCCGCCCTCCCAGGGAACTACCGGACGCAGCTGTGGGACAAACAGTCGGAGTCATTCCTGCCCGCCACCCCTGGGCTGGGCATGCACGTGGAGGTGAAGGGACCCCGACGGCAAGGTGAGCAccccggggggctcggggcACCCACCGGCACAGGGGATGGGGTCCTGGACAGTCTCGGGGCACCCATTGGTACGGGGAAGGGTCCCAGGGAGCTTGGGGCACCCTCCAATACAGGGGATGGGGTCCTGGGCAGGCTTGGGGAACCCGTTGGTACAGGGAAGAAGCCCTGGGGGTCTTGGGGCACCCCACCGGCCCGGGGGCTCTTGGGGTGCTCCCCAGCTAGGGCAGGGGACCCCAGAGTGCATGGGGTACCCACTATGCGGGGCATGGGGTCCCTGGGGCACATGGGGTGCCCCCCAGCAAGGAGTCCCTTGGGGTGCAGGGAGCACCCACCACCTGGGGTGCTGGGTCCTTGGGGTGCGCAGAGTATCCCCCAGCAAGGGTCGGGGGTCGCTGGGGTGCGCAGGGAGTCTTGGCAGGGCGGGGGGGTCCATGGGACGTACGGGGGCCACCCCGgtgcacccccaccccaccacgGGCAGGCGCTGGGTGACagcggccgtgttgtggcgcaggTGGTGCTGTCGCGGCAGTACGGCTCCGAGGGGCGCTTCACCTTCACCTCCCCACACGCCGGGCGAGCACCAGATCTGCCTCCACTCCAACTCCACCCGCATGGCGCTCTTTGCGGGCGGCAAACTGGTAATTTCCCGCTACCCGGGGACCCCCCAAACCCTGGCGAGGGGGTGTCAGTGGGGGGCCCACCGACATGTACCCCCTCTCCCTTTTTGCCCTGCAGAGGGTGCACCTGGACATCCAGGTGGTGAACACCCAACAACTACCCCGAAATCGCCGCTAAGGACAAGCTGACGGAGCTCCAGCTCCGCGCCCGGCAGCTCCTCGACCAGGTCGAGCAGATCCAGAAGGAGCAAAACTACCAGCGGGTGAGGAAGGGGCTCCTGGGGGGTGACCCTCCCCCCCCATTTCCCCACCCACCATGACCCCCTTCACCCCTTTATTTTATCTCTCTTCACCTGATAGTACCGGGAGGAGCGTTTTCGCATGACGAGTGAGAGCACCAACCAGCGGGTGCTGTGGTGGTCCATCGCCCAAACCatcatcctcatcctcaccGGCATCTGGCAGATGAGGCACCTTAAGAGCTTCTTCGAGGCCAAGAAGCTGGTGtagccccccacacccccctgGGAGCCCCTGCTGCCTGCCGGGGTGGGGTGGACCCCTGCCTGTCGtgagggagggcgggggccaGCCCCAAGGTGGTGTGTTTGGGGGAAAataaagtggggttttttgggtccGATGGGGGCTCGCTTATTTTGGGTGCTTTTTTAGGGTGCTGCGACGCCGCacaggggtgggcagggggctcAGCTGTCCGGCTGCCTGTCCCGCGCTGTGTCTACTCCTCCCCAAAGATTTGGCGGGGTCGGGAAGcgtttccccccaaaaaaccgGATAGCGGGCGTGCTGCGCAGTCCTccgccgccagggggcgccgcGGCAGCCCCTACACTCCGCTCTCCTTGCGGCCGCTCTGGGCGGGCGGTGGAAGTGTCTGTGGGCGGGGAGGAGCGCGCAGGCgcaagagaggaagggaggggtaCACAACATGGCGGCGGCGATGGAGGCGCCGGGCTTTGAGCACATGGGGCTGGACGGGAGGCTGCTGCGGGTGCGGcgggggtctggggggggggggcaccgtGGGCTGCGGGCGCTGGGGGTGGGCTATGGCCCGGGGGCGGGTCTGGAGGGGCCTGGGCGCCGTGGTTCCCCGGCGGGGCGGACGGCTTGCGGGGGCTGGGGCTCCGGTGTCCCTCGCGGAGGGGACTGGGGTCCTTTTGGGGGTGGAGGTCGGGAGGGGATCGGGACACTGGGGTCCCTCGGTGGGGAGGGGGCGTCCCTGGGGGGAGATAGAGGGGTCCCctttggggttggggggggggggcgtgagGGGCCAGGACTTACGGGTCCCTGGCGGGGGGACGGGACGCCGGGGTctctttgggggtgggggatcGGGACACCGAGGTCCATTGGTGAGGAGGGGGCGGCCCTGAGGGACTGAGGTCCCTCGGGGTAGGGGTGCTTCGCAGGCCTGGGTCCCCTGCCCTGTGACAGAgtggggggcgctggggggtcCAGCCGGCTGGGACCCCCGAGGTGACGGCTCCCCGCAGGcggtggcagagctgggctgggccgCCCCCACCGCCATCCAGGCCGACGCCATTCCCCTGGCGTTGGAGGGCCGCGATCTTCTCGCCCGGGCCAGGACCGGCTCCGGGAAGACGGGGGCATATGggctgcccctgctccagcacctcttGCGCGTCAAGGAGGTGAGCGGGCGGCggggtgggtgctgtggggtgcctGGGCTCTGGGGTGTgtggggcgtggggtgggggcacCGCGGGGTATCCGGGGACGGTCGCGTGCTGTGGGATGTGCAGGCAGGGGTGGGTGCCGTGGGGCACACGGCCCCCGTGGGGGCTCTGTCGGGTGCCGGCGCGGCTCCCCCGTGTCCCGGCAGTGACGGCGCGGGCGGGCGCAGGCACCCTCGGCGGTGGCGCAGGCGGTGCGGGCGCTGGTGCTGGTGCCCTCcaaggagctggggcagcaggtGGTGCGCAGCCTGCGGCAGCTGGCAGCTTTCTGCGCCCGCGACGTGCGGGTGGCCGATCTCTGCGCCCAGAGTGACCTCGCCGCCCAACGGTAAGCTCGCCGGCCCCCTTCCTCCCCGCCCCGGAGGCCTGGGTCCCCCTGCGGCAGGTGGGGGCGGGCGGCAGAGGTGGGTGACACGGTGTGTCGGCAGGCCGGTGCTGATGGAGAAGCCGGACGTGGTGGTGGGCACGCCGGGCCGGGTGCTGGCGCATCTCGGCGCCCGCAGCCTGAGCCTGCGGCACTCGCTGGAGCTGCTCGTGCTGGATGAGGCCGACCTGCTGCTCTCCTTCGGCTTCGGCGAGGACATCAAGTCCCTGCTGTGGTGAGGGATgccccgggggggcggggatGGGGACTTGGGGggcactgctggggctggagagcGTGGGAGGCACGGTGCAGGGTTTGGGGGGACACTGAGAGGTTGGGGGCACTGCCTGGGGTTTGGGGggcactgctggggctggaggatgtggggggcacagctgggggtGGCAGTGCTGTGAGGGATTGGGGGGCTTTTCTGGGGCTGGAGGGCGTGGGAGGCACAGTGCAGGGTTTGGGGGGACACTGAGAGGTTGGGGGGCACTGCCTGGGATTTGGGGggcactgctggggctggaggatgtgggggacacagccaggggTTTGGGGCACCACCTGGTGTTTGGGGGGGTTACAGTTGGAGCAGGATGACATGGCGGGGGCACTTGCAGAGCCGGGGGACACAGTGGGGCTCAAGAGGGGGGGACCTGGGCATTGCCAGGTCTGGTGCTGAGGGCTTGGGGGGGCCCTGACACCCCCAGCcgttggggagggggggctggCACTGAaccccccccgtgcccccccccagccacctccCCAAGATCTACCAGGCGATGCTCATGTCGGCCACCTTCAGCCCCGACGTGGAGGCCCTCAAGGAGCTGGTGCTGCACAACCCGGTGAGCTTCGGGGGGGCCTGGCGAGAGCTTTGGGGGTGCTAGAGCAGAGGTGGGGGCGGGACGCTGGGACGTGGGAACGTGGCACCCCCAGGCGCAGGTCTGGGGGGGACAGCGCGGAGGGGCCAAaccccccctcccagccccatgtGCCCCACCCCAACCCTGCCGCGATGGGCGCAGGTGACGGTGCGCCCGCCGGAGCCCCAGCTCCccggcagctcccagctgcGGCAGTTCGTGGTGCGCTGCGACACCGAGGAGGACAAGTTCCTGCTGCTCTACGCGCTGCTGAAGCTGAGCctgctgcggggccgggccctgctCTTCGTGGGCACCCTCGCCCGCTGCTACCGCCTCAAGCTCTTCCTCGAGCAGTTCGGCATTCCCGCCTGCGCCCTCAACTCCGAGCTGCCCGCCCGCTCCCGGTAACCCCTGAGGGGACGGTGGGGCGCCTGGCTGGGTTGGGGTACCCCTGGGGTGGTGTAGAGGAGGGCGAAGGGGAAAAATGAGGTGCCTGTGGGTGTCCACGAAGCGTCTGGCGGGGACAGGGTGCCCCAGGGAATGAGGTGGCTGCTGGGGGCTTGGAGAAGGAGGTGAGGGTCGGGGGAAAATGGGGCGCTCCTTGGGGGTAAGGGGTGCCTGAGGGTGTCCCGGGTGAGCTAAGAGGTGACCTGGGAAACAGGGTGCCCTTGGGCTGCTGGGGAAAATGCCCATGGGGGGGCCCCCAAGTGGGGCCTCCGTGGGGGTGAGGACACCCTGGGGCGTCCTAGAAGGGTGCAGGGGGCCTGCGGAGGAAGGGCGGGGGTACCTGTGTGTTTGGGGGAACTctgccccccccacccaaaGAGGGGTGCCCATGGCAGGGACGCTGATGGGCACCCACcttgtccccaggtgccacgtcATCACCCAGTTCAACCGGGGCATCTACGACTACATCGTGGCCACCGATGAGGAGGCGCCGGCCGTGCCCACGGAGCAGACCCCGCGCAAGAAACACAAGGGGGCTGCCCAGAGGTGGGTCCCGGGGCTGCTGTTGAGGTGCCGTGGGTGCCACCGAGGTCCACGGGGTGCTGCTGAAGTCCCATGGGTGCCACCAAGGCCCCGGGGCTGCCACCACCGTGTCACCAGGGCAatgtcctgctgcagctggggagggctcAGGCCAGGGAAGCTCACCCAGAGCCATGGGAGGGCTTGTCCCCTGgcgtgtccctgtccccagccaggGTCCCGTGCCCAGGGGACCCTTCTTTGGGGGGTCTCCTTGCCCCATCCCTGTGGTTCTGGGGTCATCGTGCCCAGGGTGTCCCGTGCCCCTGTGGGTGTCGGTGCTCAGCACGTCCCTGCACCCAGAGCATCCTCGTAGCTGTGGGGTCCCTTTTGCCAGTGTCCCCGTGCCCACATGAGTGTCTGTGTCCCGGATGTCCCCGTGCCTGGGGTGTCACCGTGTCcttgggggtccctgagccacCCCAACGTCTCGtttgcccccctccccagcaagGGCAAGGACCCGGAGTACAGCGTCGCACGGGGCATCGACTTCCAAAACGTCGCCGCCGTCATCAACTTCGACGTGCCACCAACGGTCGAGTCCTACATCCACCGCGTGGGCAGGTACGTGGGGAcgcggggggacacgggggtgcCACGGCGGCCCCCAGGGGCGGGCGCCCCACCGCCGCGTCCCCTCTGTGCCCGCAGGACGGCCCGCGCCGACAACCCCGGCACGGCGCTCACCTTCGCGCTGCCCGAGGAGCACGACGGCCTGGCCCGGATCGAGGACGCGCTCGCCGGAGGTTGGGGGGACCCCGCATcacttttggggggggggcgggatgGGGGCGCTAAGGGATGGGTGGgtgtggggaggtgggagcGAGCGCGGGGGTGACCCCACGTGTCCCCGTGTGTCCCCAGAGAACGGCGAGTCGATGCTGCAGCCCTACAAGTTCTCCATGGAGGAGATCGAGGCGCTGCGCTACCGCTGCCGGGTAGGGGGGCAGCAGGCGGCGCCGGGGGGTGCCGGCGGCACCAGCTGGGGGGGCGCTGCCGGGCTCTGACACCCCGTACGTGTGTCCTCCCCGCCCAGGACGCCATGCGCTCCGTCACCAAGCAGGCGGTGAAGGAGGCCCGGCTGCGGGAGATCAAGGACGAGCTGCTCAACTCAGAGAAACTCAAGGTAACCCTCCCCCGCGCCCGGCGGGCTCAGGGCTGCCCGAGGGGCGGAGGGTGGCGTTTTGGGGGTCCACTGGCAGCGCGGGGCGGGTACCAGGCACCGCCAGCCCCCCAATTCTTTCCACCCAGGTGTATTTTGAGGATAACCCCCGCGACCTGCACGTCCTGCGCCACGACAAGCCCCTGCACCCCGCCATCGTCAAGCCTCACCTCCGCAACGTGCCCGAGTACCTGGGTAcgcccccgcgcccgcccgccggccGGTTTCGGGGTGGgaagggggtgctggggggtggcgGCGACGTCAAGGCAAAATAGTGCCTGGGGGGGAAACGGAGACGCCCCTGGGCCCGCCGGCACCCTCTTAGGCGCTGCTCTCCGCCGCAGTGCCCCCCACCCTCCGCAGCATCGCCAGACCCAACCTCAAGAAGCGCAAGTGGCTGCGGCTGCCCCGCGCCGGCACCAACCGTCGGGGCGGCTCGGTGAGTGCGGGGCGGGCACGGAGGGACGCCCCTGCTGCCGCCCGCTCGCGGCCGAGGGGATCCCACCCTGCTTTTTTCGTTTCTCACACTCTTTCTCCAGTCCCGCGGCACCGGCAACCCGCTGCAGAGCTTCAAGTACGCCCGTCGCTGCGCCAAgcgcccggccgcgccgccctCCTGATGACCCCCCGCCGGCACCCCACGGACTGCGCCagccccgggggtggggggcaccgcagccacctccagccccccccCGTCCCAGGGGTGGGCGCTCTCCGTGCCGTACCCCCACGGGGCGGCTCTGCCCAATAAAGGTGCCGATGAACACTGTGCCCCGCGTCGCACCGTCACCTTTGCCGGGCGCTCCTTGCCGGGCCGCTCGCGGTGCCCCCGCCGCCTACGTGACCGGGGAGGGTTGGTGACGCAGAGGCGGGAAGCGGCGTCTCCCGCTGAGGCCGGGCAAAGGTGCCAGGGCGTTATCGCTCCCCCTTTATCGATGCCAAGGCCGTACAGGGGCCATAAACCGGGGCGAGGGCGCAGCGGAGGGGTGGCATTGCCAGCTTTGGGGGCTCGGATCCCCTCCGGTGCCTCGTCAGCCCCCGCGCCAACACCGCCGTGAGCCCGGTAGCCTGGCGCGGCTTGCCCCGGGGCTGGCACCGCGCCTCGGGTGCCTGCCAGGGtttgcccagccctgccccacggcATGCGAGGCAGGCGTTACCGCTCGGGGTGCCCATAATCGCCCGCCGAGGCATCTTATCGGGGTTACGGCGTCTTATCGGGGGCGGGGGGCCACGGCTCGTCCAAGGCTGCCCACTGGCCCTGAACTCTTGTTGGCACCAGGGCAGAGGGCTCTGGCGCTTCTGGAACGGCAGCGGTTTCACGCCCACGCGGCGTGGGGACGCAgctgctttccctttcccctgcccCTCGCTCCCGGTGGCCCGGCACGTGCTGCCAGCACCGTCACGGCACCCACGTCCCCGGTGCCAGGCTGGCAAGGATGGAGTTCCCCGTGGTTGGCGCGGCCTCGACGTTTCGTTTTCCACCGGCGGCGAGCCCTGGGTGGGCACGGCTCTGAAACTCCCCCTTTTTCACCTCAAAACCAAGGCTCCCGGGGGAAGCGGGACGCCCCATCGTGGGTGGGGGGGCCACCCAGGCATCTCCCCGGCGGGGATGCGTCGGCTGCCTGCGGCTATCGATCGGGGTTAATGATCACAAGGGCTTTACAGCTCCGGCGAGGGCTGATTGGCTTCGGTGCCGTCAGGCCAGAAGACCTCACCGGCGGCAGGCAAACCCGCCCAGGGGCCGCGGGGTCTTATAGGAGCCGGGCGAAGGCGGCGGCTCCCTCGCGCCCAGGATGCCGGGGTCCGTCGTGCTGGCCGGCGCGGTGCTGGGCGCCCTCCTGGCGCTGGTAGGTGCCGCGGGGTTGAGCCAGAGGGGTGCCGGGGGCTGGGAGGCGGCGATCGCCGGTGGCAAAGGCATAGCGGCGCCCGTGGGATGAGCcccggaggggctgggggtggcagaGCCGCGGCGGGGGACGCTGGCACGGTGCCCTTTGGAGGGGCCGGGCGTCGTGCCCGCCGATCCCTCCCCAACCCCAAAACTGCCGCAGGCCGCGCCGACGCTGACCCCCATCCACCGCGCCGGTTACTGCGCCTTCTACGGCGAATGCGGTCGCAACCCGGAGGTGAACGTCTCGCTGGTGCCCTCCAAAGTGCCGTGCCTCTCCAACACGCCGGCGCGGGCGGCCACGGGCGTGTTGCTGAAGCTGCTCCGCACCGTCTGCCCCGAGCTGGTGCGGGAGGACGGGGCGACGCGGGTTTGTTGCTCCTTGGCGCAACTGAACGCCCTCCGGCTCAGCGTGGCCCTCTCCGGCACCGTCCTCTCCCGCTGCCCGGCCTGCGCCAGGAACTTCGCCAACCTTTACTGCAACAACATCTGCAGCCCCGACCAGAGCCTCTTCGCCAACGTCACCCGCGTCGTCAACCGCACCACGGTGCAGGGGAAGCCCCAGCTCGCCGTCGTGGAGTACCAATGTTTTTACCGGCAGGATTTTGCCGACGCCTCTTTCAACTCCTGCCGGGGCGTCCGGTTACCGGCTACCGGCGGTTACGCCATCGATACCATGTGCGGGCGTTACGGCGCCCGGCTCTGCACCACCCAGCGCTGGTTGGATTTCCAAGGGGATAAAAACAACGGCTTGGCGCCGCTGCAGATCGACTTCCAGCTGGTGCCCAACCGCACGGAGACCGGCGACGCCATCGTGCCGCTGGACGGGCGCGCCTGGCGCTGCGACCAGGCCCTCAGTGCCCAGGAGCAGTCGTGCTCTTGCCAGGACTGCGCCGAATCCTGCCCGCCAGTGATcgccccccccggcccgccgccccccttCCGCATCGGCGACGCCGATGGCGCCTTGGTCCTCTGCGGGCTGCTTTTCGCCCTCCTCGCCCTCATCTTCATCGTCGCGTTGCTGTGCCGCCGCAGGCGGTCCAAGAAGGCCGCCACGCCGCAGCCGGCACCGCCGCGTGCCACCAGCTGCTCGGCGCGCCTGGGCGACGCCAGCCACCGCGTCCTGGCGAGGGCTTTCCGCCGGTGGGGCACGCTGGTGGCCGGGCACCCCGTGGTGGTgctggtggcggcggcggcgctggccGGCGGTTTGTCCGCTGGTTTGGTGACCCTACGTCTCACCACGGACCCGGTGGAGCTGTGGTCGGCGCCGGGCAGCCGCGCCCGGCAAGAAAAAGCCTTCTACGACCAACACTTCGGTCCTTTCCTCCGCACCAACCAGGTGATCGTGACGGCGCCGGGCCGGCCCGGCTCTAGCTACGACTCGGTGGTGTTGGGTGCCAAGAACTTCAGCGGGGTGCTGTCAGAGGAGGTGCTGCGGgcgctgctggagctgcaggagcgACTGGCGGCCACCACGGCGTGGGCACCGGTGGCGGGCAGGGAGGTGACGCTGAGCGATGTCTGCTACGCCCCCCTCAACCCCGTGGAGCCCGGCCTGGGAGATTGCTGCGTCAACAGCGTCACCCAGTACTTCCAGAACAACGGCACCCGCCTGGCCATGACGGCCACCCAGAGCGACGGCAAGAAGACGGGCACCGCCGACTGGCGCGACCATCTCATCTACTGCGTCAAGTGGGTGCCGCTCCCCGGGGACGGGCGTGGGGTGCTGGACTGTGGGTCAGGGTGACGCCCACAGGGTGACGGGCACGGCACGCTGCCTGGGGGTGCCCTCTGTGGGGCCACCGCAGGGTCGGGCCGGGTGCCGGGGTGGGCGCAGCCCCTTCTTACCCGGCGCCGTGTCCCCACCAGCTCCCCGCTCTCCTTCAAGGACATCACGGCGCTGGAGCTGAGCTGCATGGCCGAGTACGGCGGCCCCGTCTTCCCCTACATCGCCTTCGGTGGCTACCCTGGTAAGCGCCGGGACGGGCGCGGGGGGTGTCGCGGGGGGTGTCGCGGGGGGTGTCACCCGCTGTCCCCACAGGCTCCGAGTACACCGAGGCGGAGGCGTTGATCGTCACCTACTCCCTCAACAACTTCCCCCCCGACGACCCCCGCCGCGAGTGGGTGCTGAGCTGGGAGCGCCGCTTCCTCGACGTGGTGGGCGACTTCCAGCGCACCCACGGCCCCAACCTCTCCGTCGCCTTCATGGCCGAGGTGAAGCAGCCgccgccgggggcggggggagcacCCTAGGGTGCCCGGCACCCCCTCACCCGGCTCCTTTCCGGCAGCGCTCGCTGGAGGATGAGATCAACCGCACCACGGGGGAGGACATCCCTGTCTTTGCCATCAGCTACCTCGTGGTGTTCGCCTACATCGCCCTGGCGCTGGGCGAGTACACGGCCTGGCGCCGCGTCCTGGTACCCGCAGGGGGGTCGGGGTGATGCCAGCACCCCGGGGTGCCCTGCCGGGCgctgagcccccccccccccccccccccccccgccccatcgCAGGTGGAGTTGAAGGTGACGTTGGCGCTGGGCGGCATCGCCGTGGTGCTGGGCGCCGTCTTCGCCTCCATGGGGTTCCTGGCGCTGCTGGGGTTGCCTTCGTCCCTCATCATCCTTGAGGTCGTGCCCTTCCTCGTCCTCGCCGTGGGTGCAGACAACATCTTCATCTTCGTGCAGGAGTACCAGGTCGGTGGGCGCGGGGAGGCACCCGGGGGGTCCCCGTGGGGCAGGTGGGTGCCGGGACACGGGAGTCCTCATGGGGTGGGTGGGCACCCTCGGGTGGGGGCACCCGTGGGCGCGGGGGTCCCCCTGGGGCACAGAGGCCGCCGCTGCGCATGTGGCAGCAGCACCCCTGGgctccctggggtggggggggtcccGTGGCGGGCAGCCCCCTCACCGTCCCGGCCAGCAGCAGTCGCAGCGGGAGCCGGGCGAGACGCGGGAGCAGCACATCGGGCGGGTGCTGGCGCAGGTGGCACCCAGCATGCTGCTCTGCAGCGTCTCCGAGGTCATCTGCTTCCTCCTGGGTGAGCTGGGCACGGGGACGGGGGGGCAGGGGCCGTGGGGACACCGTGCCGGGCAGGGGGGCATGGGGACgtgggagggggcaggggggcaggggcCATGGGGACgtgggagggggcaggggggcaggggcCATGGGGACACCGTGCCgggcaggggggcaggggacatgggagggggcaggggggcaggggcCATGGGGACgtgggagggggcaggggggcaggggcCATGGGGACatgggagggggcaggggggcaggggacatgggagggggcaggggggcagggggcacggagggacatggggacatgggggagtTCAGGGAGGACATGGGGACAAAGGAGGTGCAGGTGGGCAGGGGCCATGGGGGCACGGGGAGTAAGGGAGGACGCAGGGAcgggggggacatggggactgGGGGCACAGGGAAGGCACAAGGACATGAGGGACATGAGGGGAATGGGGAGCATGGGGGGCACAGGGGGGCACGGGGCCACGGCGCAGGCCACGGGCGGGGGGCGCCCCGTGGGCGCGGGGGGGTCGGCGCCGGGTGCTGACGGCGGGGGCCCGCAGGCGCCCTCTCCTCCATGCCCGCCGTCCGCACCTTCGCCCTGACGGCCGCCGTGGCCATCGCCTTCGACTTCCTCCTCCAGATGTCGGGGTTCGTTGCCCTGGTGGCCCTCGATGCCCGGCGGCAGGAGGTGGGgggcacggggcgggggggggcacgGGGTGGCCAGGTGGTCCCAGGGTGGGCGTGGGGTGCCGGTGGCTGTGAGGGTGCCATGGGAGGGTGTGGGGTGCCCGTGGGGTGCCCGAGGTCCCTGGGGTGTCCATGGGGTGCCCACGGGCAGGAGGGTGCCCAGGGTGGGTGTGGGGTCCCCGTGGGGTGCCCGAGGTCCCTGGGGTGTCCATGGGGTGCCCACGGGCAGGAGGGAGCCCAGGGTGGGTGTGGGGTGCCCGTGGGGTGCCCGTGGGGTGCCCAAGGTCCCTGGGGTGTCCATGGGGTGCCCACGGGCAGGAGGGTACCCAGGCTGGGTGTGGGGTGCCCGTGGGGTGCCCAAGGTCCCTGGGGTGTCCATGGGGTGCCCATGGCTTTGAGGGTGCCCAGGGTGGGTGTGGGGTGCCCGTGGGGTGCCCGAGGTCCCTGGGGTGTCCATGGGGTGCCCATGGCTTTGAGGGTGCCCAGGGTGGGTGTGGGGTGCCCGTGGGGTGCCCGAGGTCCCTGGGGTGTCCATGGGGTGCCCACGGGCAGGAGGGAGCCCAGGGTGGGTGTGGGGTGCCCGTGGGGTGCCCGAGGTCCCTGGGGTGTCCATGGGGTGCccacaggcaggagggagcccaGGGTGGGTGTGGGGTGCCCGTGGGGTGCCCGAGGTCCCTGGGGTGTCCATGGGGTGCCCAGGGTGGGTGTGGGGTGCccgtggggtgctgtggggtgcccGAGGTCCCTGGGGTGTCCATGGGATGCCCATGGCTTTGAGGGTGCCATGGGAGGGTGTGGGGTGCCCGTGGGGTGCCCGAGGTCCCTGGGGTGTCCAT containing:
- the NPC1L1 gene encoding NPC1-like intracellular cholesterol transporter 1 isoform X3 produces the protein MPGSVVLAGAVLGALLALAAPTLTPIHRAGYCAFYGECGRNPEVNVSLVPSKVPCLSNTPARAATGVLLKLLRTVCPELVREDGATRVCCSLAQLNALRLSVALSGTVLSRCPACARNFANLYCNNICSPDQSLFANVTRVVNRTTVQGKPQLAVVEYQCFYRQDFADASFNSCRGVRLPATGGYAIDTMCGRYGARLCTTQRWLDFQGDKNNGLAPLQIDFQLVPNRTETGDAIVPLDGRAWRCDQALSAQEQSCSCQDCAESCPPVIAPPGPPPPFRIGDADGALVLCGLLFALLALIFIVALLCRRRRSKKAATPQPAPPRATSCSARLGDASHRVLARAFRRWGTLVAGHPVVVLVAAAALAGGLSAGLVTLRLTTDPVELWSAPGSRARQEKAFYDQHFGPFLRTNQVIVTAPGRPGSSYDSVVLGAKNFSGVLSEEVLRALLELQERLAATTAWAPVAGREVTLSDVCYAPLNPVEPGLGDCCVNSVTQYFQNNGTRLAMTATQSDGKKTGTADWRDHLIYCVNSPLSFKDITALELSCMAEYGGPVFPYIAFGGYPGSEYTEAEALIVTYSLNNFPPDDPRREWVLSWERRFLDVVGDFQRTHGPNLSVAFMAERSLEDEINRTTGEDIPVFAISYLVVFAYIALALGEYTAWRRVLVELKVTLALGGIAVVLGAVFASMGFLALLGLPSSLIILEVVPFLVLAVGADNIFIFVQEYQQSQREPGETREQHIGRVLAQVAPSMLLCSVSEVICFLLGALSSMPAVRTFALTAAVAIAFDFLLQMSGFVALVALDARRQEAARFDLCCCCGMGKGGPAGPGVRLLRPLLHRCYTPLLLHRLARPAVVLLFLFLACAGLYLTLQVPVGLDQELAMPKDSYLLQYFAALNRYLAVGVPTYFVTTGGYNFSSPAGTNGICSSAGCDASSLTHTIQYATRFPNVSYLAIPATSWVDDFLDWLNPTGRCCRIHRSGNLSGEFCPSTSSDPSCLGGQCLNATRRPTVQEFERFLPWFLHDSPTLQCAKGGLGAYDTAVSMDANGTILASRFMAYQRPLRTSQEYTAALGAARALAEEITGTLRRVPGTHPDFRVFPYTVTYVYYEQYLTVVAEGVVTLALCLVPTFGVSFLLLGMDLRSSAATLLTIAMILVDTVGAMALWNIPYNAVALINLVAAVGISVEFVSHLTCAFAHSTAPGRVERAADATVSMGSKVGTGVAMTNLPGIVVLAFAKAQLIQIFFFRLNLIITLVGLAHGLVFLPVLLSYVGPGPRALAGDAAGDAAGDAAGDTEGHPGASAEQGAGLVLSNPCFEGPGPRSPGRAEPRRPPPPPPPPPRCFFYSCCI
- the NPC1L1 gene encoding NPC1-like intracellular cholesterol transporter 1 isoform X2 encodes the protein MPGSVVLAGAVLGALLALAAPTLTPIHRAGYCAFYGECGRNPEVNVSLVPSKVPCLSNTPARAATGVLLKLLRTVCPELVREDGATRVCCSLAQLNALRLSVALSGTVLSRCPACARNFANLYCNNICSPDQSLFANVTRVVNRTTVQGKPQLAVVEYQCFYRQDFADASFNSCRGVRLPATGGYAIDTMCGRYGARLCTTQRWLDFQGDKNNGLAPLQIDFQLVPNRTETGDAIVPLDGRAWRCDQALSAQEQSCSCQDCAESCPPVIAPPGPPPPFRIGDADGALVLCGLLFALLALIFIVALLCRRRRSKKAATPQPAPPRATSCSARLGDASHRVLARAFRRWGTLVAGHPVVVLVAAAALAGGLSAGLVTLRLTTDPVELWSAPGSRARQEKAFYDQHFGPFLRTNQVIVTAPGRPGSSYDSVVLGAKNFSGVLSEEVLRALLELQERLAATTAWAPVAGREVTLSDVCYAPLNPVEPGLGDCCVNSVTQYFQNNGTRLAMTATQSDGKKTGTADWRDHLIYCVNSPLSFKDITALELSCMAEYGGPVFPYIAFGGYPGSEYTEAEALIVTYSLNNFPPDDPRREWVLSWERRFLDVVGDFQRTHGPNLSVAFMAERSLEDEINRTTGEDIPVFAISYLVVFAYIALALGEYTAWRRVLVELKVTLALGGIAVVLGAVFASMGFLALLGLPSSLIILEVVPFLVLAVGADNIFIFVQEYQQSQREPGETREQHIGRVLAQVAPSMLLCSVSEVICFLLGALSSMPAVRTFALTAAVAIAFDFLLQMSGFVALVALDARRQEAARFDLCCCCGMGKGGPAGPGVRLLRPLLHRCYTPLLLHRLARPAVVLLFLFLACAGLYLTLQVPVGLDQELAMPKDSYLLQYFAALNRYLAVGVPTYFVTTGGYNFSSPAGTNGICSSAGCDASSLTHTIQYATRFPNVSYLAIPATSWVDDFLDWLNPTGRCCRIHRSGNLSGEFCPSTSSDPSCLGGQCLNATRRPTVQEFERFLPWFLHDSPTLQCAKGGLGAYDTAVSMDANGTILASRFMAYQRPLRTSQEYTAALGAARALAEEITGTLRRVPGTHPDFRVFPYTVTYVYYEQYLTVVAEGVVTLALCLVPTFGVSFLLLGMDLRSSAATLLTIAMILVDTVGAMALWNIPYNAVALINLVAHRARPRGARRRRHRQHGQQGGHGGHGDGPRGLGRPGAHAPCPGTGGGRGWP